One stretch of Candidatus Baltobacteraceae bacterium DNA includes these proteins:
- the typA gene encoding translational GTPase TypA, with product MPTRADIRNVAIIAHVDHGKTTLVDAMLKQSGVFREGQRVETRVMDSNPLERERGITILAKNTAIHFGDVKLNLVDTPGHADFGGEVERVLQMVQGVLLLVDAAEGVMPQTRFVLRKALELDLRAIVVINKIDRKDARAQEVVNEVFDLFIGLGATDEQAEFPVIYTNAKSGVARRKLEDDSTTLAPLFETIVKAIPTPPADEGPFQMLVSAIDHNPYVGRIGVGRVFRGSASVNAPVAKVDRDGTVEGGHRLTKLLAFAGLERIEIPAAEAGDIVAVSGIEGINIGDTLADAENPEAIDAVAVDEPTVAMFFSVNASPFVGKEGRYLTSRQIRERLMRELESNVALRVSETESADTFEVRGRGELHLSILIETMRREGYELAVSKPTVILSERHGVQMEPVEWVVIDVADEHAGPVIEALGKRRAEMKNMLVLGDVRRLEYVMPTRAIFGLRGELLTLSRGTAVMSHTYYEHQPIGGEIPGRSTGVLVASETGTATGYALMGLEQRGRFFIGPGEAIYEGMIVGRATDEHDVAINVVRAKKLTNMRAAGSDENVKLAPPDELTLERAIEFIEDDELVEVTPKSIRLRKRMLDETDRLRARKREQKAV from the coding sequence GTGCCCACTAGAGCCGATATACGCAACGTCGCGATCATCGCGCACGTGGACCACGGCAAAACGACGCTTGTCGACGCAATGCTCAAACAAAGCGGTGTTTTCCGGGAAGGTCAACGCGTCGAGACGCGCGTGATGGATTCCAATCCGCTCGAACGCGAGCGCGGAATCACCATCCTCGCAAAAAATACCGCAATCCATTTCGGCGACGTCAAGCTCAACTTGGTCGATACGCCGGGCCATGCCGATTTTGGCGGCGAGGTGGAGCGCGTTTTGCAGATGGTGCAAGGCGTCTTGCTGCTCGTCGATGCGGCCGAGGGCGTCATGCCGCAGACCCGCTTCGTGCTGCGCAAAGCGCTCGAGTTGGATCTGCGCGCGATCGTGGTCATCAACAAGATCGATCGCAAAGACGCGCGCGCGCAAGAAGTGGTCAACGAAGTCTTCGATCTGTTCATCGGACTTGGTGCGACCGACGAGCAAGCTGAATTTCCGGTGATCTACACCAACGCCAAGTCCGGTGTCGCGCGTCGGAAACTCGAGGACGACAGCACCACTCTCGCCCCGCTCTTCGAGACGATCGTCAAAGCGATCCCGACGCCGCCCGCCGACGAGGGCCCGTTCCAAATGCTCGTCTCGGCGATCGACCACAATCCTTACGTCGGACGCATCGGTGTAGGCCGCGTGTTCCGCGGATCCGCGTCGGTGAACGCACCGGTTGCGAAAGTCGATCGGGATGGAACCGTCGAGGGCGGCCATCGTCTTACGAAGCTGCTGGCCTTTGCGGGACTCGAACGCATTGAGATTCCCGCTGCGGAGGCCGGCGACATCGTCGCCGTCAGCGGCATCGAAGGCATCAACATCGGCGACACGCTCGCCGACGCCGAGAACCCCGAGGCGATCGACGCGGTCGCGGTCGACGAACCGACCGTCGCGATGTTCTTCTCCGTCAACGCTTCGCCGTTCGTCGGTAAAGAGGGCCGTTATCTCACCTCGCGTCAGATTCGCGAGCGGCTGATGCGCGAGCTCGAAAGCAATGTCGCATTGCGGGTAAGCGAGACCGAATCCGCCGACACCTTTGAAGTGCGCGGACGCGGCGAGCTGCATCTGTCGATTTTGATCGAGACGATGCGCCGCGAAGGTTACGAGCTTGCGGTCAGCAAGCCAACCGTCATTCTTAGCGAGCGGCACGGCGTGCAGATGGAGCCCGTCGAGTGGGTGGTCATCGATGTCGCCGACGAACACGCGGGCCCTGTCATCGAAGCCCTCGGCAAACGTCGCGCCGAGATGAAAAACATGCTGGTGCTGGGTGATGTGCGGCGGCTCGAATACGTCATGCCGACGCGCGCAATCTTCGGGTTGCGCGGCGAATTGCTCACGCTCTCGCGCGGCACGGCAGTCATGTCGCACACCTACTACGAGCATCAACCTATCGGCGGCGAGATCCCCGGACGCAGCACCGGCGTGCTGGTCGCAAGCGAGACCGGAACCGCAACCGGCTATGCGCTCATGGGGCTCGAGCAACGCGGCCGCTTCTTCATCGGCCCAGGCGAAGCAATCTACGAAGGCATGATCGTCGGGCGCGCAACCGACGAACACGACGTCGCGATCAATGTCGTGCGCGCAAAGAAGCTCACGAACATGCGGGCAGCCGGCTCGGATGAAAACGTCAAGCTGGCGCCGCCGGATGAGTTGACCCTCGAGCGCGCGATCGAGTTCATCGAAGACGACGAGCTCGTCGAGGTTACGCCGAAATCGATTCGCTTGCGCAAGCGCATGCTCGACGAAACCGATCGCCTCCGCGCGCGGAAGCGCGAACAAAAAGCAGTTTAG
- a CDS encoding DNA-3-methyladenine glycosylase I: protein MPSPRMLHPNVPAEYLNIISRAVFSAGLSWAFVDGKWDGFEAAFEGFNPTRIAAYDDAAIDRLTADPRLYASRKKMAATVENAKALVAIEREFGTIRAWLESFKTYVEATRDVSKRFKYLSKTFGAYYFLYISGARTPDFPSFEQWSEQTGEAHPRMRELVAANEGRDVGGPRTKKAQPSSRKSSPRTGAH, encoded by the coding sequence ATGCCGTCGCCGCGGATGCTCCATCCAAATGTGCCGGCAGAATATCTGAATATCATTTCGCGCGCTGTTTTTTCGGCCGGTTTGTCCTGGGCGTTCGTCGACGGTAAGTGGGACGGATTCGAGGCCGCCTTCGAAGGCTTCAATCCCACAAGAATCGCTGCGTACGACGATGCGGCGATCGACCGCTTAACCGCCGACCCCAGGCTGTATGCGAGCCGCAAGAAGATGGCCGCGACCGTCGAGAACGCGAAGGCGCTCGTTGCGATCGAGCGCGAGTTCGGAACGATTCGCGCTTGGCTCGAATCGTTCAAGACCTACGTCGAGGCGACGCGCGACGTCAGCAAGCGCTTCAAGTACCTAAGCAAGACGTTCGGCGCGTATTACTTTCTTTACATAAGCGGTGCGAGGACGCCGGATTTCCCGAGCTTCGAGCAGTGGTCCGAGCAGACGGGAGAGGCGCACCCACGCATGCGCGAGCTGGTCGCGGCCAACGAGGGCCGCGACGTAGGCGGCCCGAGAACCAAGAAAGCGCAACCTTCGAGCCGAAAAAGTAGTCCCAGAACCGGTGCCCACTAG
- a CDS encoding adenylate/guanylate cyclase domain-containing protein codes for MADVKFVTPGEALSLITGHHCDIMVLDLMQSSGEVLKLLRAASPTDDTANRVPVVVTAPSTATDRIQSCLQYGAEDFILTPVDPKTPLMVTRRIALALQRRRMADFKVSIHSSAQQVDETAVLKLADDAFLRFVPREFLDNLDKKSLSEVRLGDHVQREMTVFFSDIRDFTSLSEQLTPQENFKFLNSYLRNVNPIIRLHKGFIDKYIGDAIMALFPNDPDDALQAGVDLQKAVFKYNQGRRMAGYVPIQIGIGIHRGELILGTIGEDERMQTTVIADAVNVASRLEGLTKTYRVGLLVSGAVVECLQPTHPFKLRHLGGVKAKGKTQSVEIYECYNNDPAELIEHKDKTQDAFDGAMAEFRKGTFLTAGRIFGRIAELHPDDAPAAFFRDRCSLTVVHERGPGAWDGAEKIEVK; via the coding sequence ATGGCTGACGTAAAATTCGTTACGCCGGGCGAAGCTTTGTCGCTGATCACCGGGCATCACTGCGACATTATGGTCCTCGACTTGATGCAGTCGAGCGGCGAGGTCCTCAAACTGCTTCGCGCAGCATCTCCGACCGACGACACGGCCAACCGCGTTCCCGTCGTCGTCACTGCACCGTCCACAGCGACCGATCGTATTCAATCGTGCTTGCAGTACGGCGCCGAAGATTTCATTCTCACGCCTGTCGATCCGAAGACGCCGCTCATGGTGACGCGGCGCATCGCGCTTGCATTACAACGCCGGCGTATGGCTGATTTCAAAGTCAGCATCCACTCATCGGCTCAACAAGTCGATGAGACGGCTGTGCTCAAACTCGCGGATGATGCGTTCTTGCGATTCGTCCCGCGCGAGTTTCTCGATAACCTCGATAAGAAATCGCTCTCGGAAGTTAGGCTCGGCGATCATGTCCAGCGTGAGATGACCGTGTTCTTTTCGGATATCCGTGATTTCACATCGCTCTCCGAGCAGCTCACGCCGCAAGAGAACTTCAAATTTCTCAACTCGTATCTCCGAAACGTCAATCCGATCATTCGCTTGCACAAGGGCTTCATCGACAAGTACATCGGCGATGCGATCATGGCGCTTTTCCCGAACGATCCGGACGACGCGCTTCAAGCCGGCGTCGATTTACAAAAGGCAGTCTTCAAATACAATCAAGGCCGTCGTATGGCCGGATACGTTCCGATTCAAATCGGAATCGGCATCCACCGCGGCGAGTTGATTCTCGGCACGATCGGTGAAGACGAGCGGATGCAAACGACGGTCATTGCTGACGCCGTCAACGTCGCTTCGCGCCTCGAGGGACTCACGAAAACGTACCGCGTTGGCCTGCTCGTTAGCGGCGCGGTCGTCGAATGCTTGCAGCCGACGCATCCGTTTAAGCTGCGCCATCTCGGCGGCGTGAAGGCCAAGGGCAAAACGCAGAGCGTCGAGATCTATGAGTGCTACAACAACGATCCGGCCGAGCTTATCGAGCACAAAGACAAAACGCAAGATGCCTTTGACGGCGCGATGGCCGAATTCCGCAAAGGCACCTTTCTTACCGCGGGCCGGATCTTCGGACGTATTGCAGAGCTCCATCCCGACGATGCGCCGGCTGCATTCTTCCGCGACCGTTGCTCGCTTACGGTCGTGCACGAACGTGGTCCGGGCGCTTGGGACGGCGCCGAGAAAATCGAAGTTAAGTAA
- a CDS encoding class I SAM-dependent methyltransferase, whose product MANDQREYWNNEGGARWTKFAASTTTLFIPLTDALLNSADAEPGEHVLDIGCGTARTTVELAKRVRPGPVVGLDISGVILDAARENVARSGVGNVELILADAATHPFAEPFDLVFSQFGVMFFEDPVAAFANLRRALKPHGRLAFACWRTLEENPWFAVPLAEAKRFAPPPQPTPPDAPGPLAFADAKRVERILTDAGFSDIVMAPHDEHLLIGNLDQLADAKFMLSRIGPAGRLLDAVDENVRRAAEDAIGIALQKRASDSGMHLGSAIWLVKARNGNG is encoded by the coding sequence GTGGCAAACGATCAACGCGAGTATTGGAACAACGAAGGCGGCGCACGCTGGACGAAATTCGCGGCGAGCACGACGACCCTTTTCATTCCGCTGACCGACGCGCTGTTGAACTCTGCCGACGCTGAGCCGGGCGAGCACGTCCTCGACATCGGGTGCGGAACCGCACGCACGACGGTCGAGCTTGCCAAGCGCGTACGCCCAGGCCCGGTGGTCGGCCTCGATATCTCGGGCGTGATCCTGGATGCAGCGCGAGAGAACGTGGCGCGCTCCGGCGTGGGCAACGTCGAGTTGATCTTAGCCGATGCAGCGACGCACCCGTTTGCCGAACCCTTCGATCTCGTGTTTTCACAATTCGGCGTGATGTTTTTCGAAGATCCCGTCGCGGCGTTTGCGAATTTGCGTCGCGCGCTCAAACCGCACGGCCGCCTTGCGTTCGCATGTTGGCGTACGCTGGAAGAGAATCCATGGTTCGCGGTCCCCTTAGCGGAAGCCAAGCGCTTCGCGCCGCCACCGCAACCAACGCCGCCTGATGCGCCCGGACCGCTTGCGTTCGCCGATGCAAAGCGCGTCGAGCGTATTCTCACGGACGCCGGCTTTTCAGATATCGTGATGGCGCCACACGACGAACACCTGTTGATCGGCAATCTCGATCAGTTGGCTGATGCGAAGTTCATGTTGTCACGCATCGGTCCGGCCGGCCGGCTACTTGATGCGGTTGACGAAAATGTCCGACGAGCGGCGGAAGACGCGATCGGCATCGCACTGCAAAAGCGCGCGTCGGATTCGGGGATGCATCTCGGTTCAGCAATTTGGCTCGTGAAAGCGCGAAACGGTAACGGCTAG
- a CDS encoding sulfotransferase, producing MASGDTRTAALSNVGLILARLRDGEAIALHKRAAVAEPANAEIHTQLGNALLAQQRYASAQVAFEESIRLAPKNERAHNGLGTVLDRLGRSNEAAGAFRSALALNPEFADAACSLGKVLLDTGDIDAAIECFERALALEPRNVRFHWYLVFSRSGSIDQQKLADMERLRDEIDTLPRTERVELHFALASAYEAVARYDDAFEQLRAGNLLKRDAIRYDETATHQLLAALKEVFTQLLSCSTLRECGNPSPRPIFVFGMPRSGTTLVEQLLSAHPTVIAAGELPVLEIALHERRSELWPATDAGFGEIPVSMIRRQIRAIGDRYLSATDVIAGNAPRLTDKQPHNFSLAPLIHLALPNARMIHVKRDRLDTCLSCFATLFAGQALPYAYDLGELARYYRAYEGLMANWRALLPADRFIEVDYESLINDFEAEARRLVAFCGLPWDARTLAFHEVRGSVFTASKVQVRRPLYRSAVGRSRRFAAHLGPLRDALTN from the coding sequence TTGGCTTCCGGAGACACGCGCACGGCAGCACTCAGCAACGTCGGCCTAATCTTGGCGCGCCTGCGGGACGGCGAAGCAATCGCGCTGCACAAGCGAGCCGCTGTCGCCGAGCCCGCAAACGCGGAGATTCACACTCAACTCGGCAACGCGCTCTTGGCGCAGCAACGATACGCGAGCGCGCAGGTTGCTTTCGAAGAATCGATTCGGTTGGCGCCGAAGAATGAGCGAGCGCACAACGGGCTCGGCACAGTCTTGGACCGGCTTGGCCGTAGTAACGAAGCAGCAGGCGCATTCCGTAGCGCACTCGCGCTGAATCCCGAGTTCGCCGACGCCGCGTGCAGCCTCGGCAAAGTGCTGCTCGATACCGGCGACATCGATGCCGCGATCGAATGCTTCGAGCGCGCGCTCGCGCTTGAACCGCGCAACGTCCGCTTCCATTGGTACCTCGTATTCAGCCGCTCCGGCTCGATTGACCAACAGAAGCTCGCAGACATGGAGCGACTCCGCGACGAAATCGACACGCTCCCACGAACAGAGCGAGTCGAACTTCACTTCGCATTAGCCAGCGCCTACGAAGCCGTGGCACGTTACGATGACGCATTCGAACAACTGCGCGCCGGGAATCTCCTCAAGCGCGACGCGATCCGTTACGACGAAACGGCTACCCATCAGCTGCTGGCGGCACTCAAAGAGGTTTTCACCCAGCTATTATCTTGCAGCACGCTGCGTGAATGCGGCAATCCTTCGCCGCGGCCCATCTTCGTGTTTGGCATGCCACGATCAGGAACGACGCTGGTTGAACAGCTTCTTAGCGCCCATCCGACCGTCATCGCGGCGGGCGAACTTCCGGTTCTCGAGATCGCATTGCACGAACGACGAAGCGAGCTATGGCCGGCGACGGACGCCGGATTTGGCGAGATACCGGTGAGCATGATACGCCGCCAAATTCGCGCAATCGGCGACCGCTACCTGAGCGCCACTGACGTGATCGCGGGGAATGCCCCACGCTTGACCGACAAGCAACCGCATAACTTTTCTCTCGCCCCACTGATCCATCTCGCGCTCCCGAATGCGCGAATGATTCACGTCAAGCGCGATCGTCTCGATACGTGTCTATCCTGTTTCGCAACGCTCTTCGCAGGTCAAGCGCTCCCGTACGCTTACGATCTCGGCGAGCTCGCGCGCTATTATCGAGCGTACGAAGGGCTGATGGCAAACTGGCGAGCGCTCCTCCCCGCAGATCGCTTCATCGAGGTCGACTACGAGTCCCTGATCAATGATTTCGAAGCCGAAGCCCGGCGTCTCGTCGCGTTTTGCGGCCTGCCCTGGGATGCGCGTACGCTTGCTTTTCACGAGGTGCGTGGCTCGGTGTTTACAGCGAGCAAAGTTCAAGTGCGCCGGCCGCTCTATCGCAGTGCAGTTGGACGGAGCCGGCGATTTGCGGCGCACCTCGGGCCGCTGCGCGACGCGCTGACCAACTGA
- a CDS encoding short-chain dehydrogenase/reductase: protein MDLRLKGRTVLITGASRGIGRATADAFAAEGAALHLVARGLEGLQEAKKEIARDHGVDASTHALDLAQPNVTEALFKACPAPDIVINNAGGIPGGDLLSLSDEQWRAGWESKVFGYIDLTRRYYAAMKERGRGVIINIIGVAAERLDYSYAAGSAGNAGLVALTRAVGSYSLDCGVRVLGVNPGYVATERATGLMRRRAETAFGDAERWRELTKNLPAQRMLEPKEIADVVVFLASDRASGVCGEVLSVDGGLAIRH from the coding sequence ATGGATCTTAGACTAAAGGGTCGCACGGTTCTCATCACCGGTGCTTCGCGAGGCATAGGCCGAGCCACTGCGGACGCTTTTGCAGCCGAAGGCGCCGCTCTACACCTGGTCGCGCGTGGACTCGAGGGCTTGCAAGAAGCGAAGAAAGAGATCGCACGCGATCATGGTGTCGATGCGTCGACGCACGCGCTCGATCTCGCACAGCCAAATGTAACGGAAGCGCTCTTCAAAGCGTGTCCGGCTCCCGATATCGTCATCAATAATGCAGGCGGCATTCCAGGCGGTGATCTGCTATCGCTGTCGGATGAGCAATGGCGTGCGGGATGGGAATCGAAAGTTTTCGGCTACATCGATCTAACGCGCCGATACTATGCGGCGATGAAAGAGCGCGGCCGCGGCGTCATCATCAATATCATTGGCGTCGCGGCCGAACGGCTTGACTACAGTTATGCTGCCGGCTCGGCCGGAAACGCCGGACTCGTGGCGCTCACTCGCGCGGTTGGCAGCTACAGTCTCGATTGCGGCGTACGCGTGCTCGGTGTGAATCCCGGCTACGTCGCGACCGAACGCGCAACGGGATTGATGCGCCGCCGCGCCGAGACCGCGTTTGGCGACGCCGAACGCTGGCGCGAGCTGACGAAAAATCTTCCGGCCCAGCGTATGCTCGAGCCAAAAGAGATCGCTGACGTCGTCGTCTTTCTTGCATCGGACCGCGCGTCGGGCGTGTGCGGCGAAGTACTTTCAGTCGACGGCGGACTCGCGATCCGTCACTGA
- a CDS encoding ABC transporter substrate-binding protein, with the protein MRTVRPFSLRSIFSGLLALAMCTSSSAQTTDQIQVAIEYGLGYAPLYVVAKKPEFIHKYLPGAEISIQHLAGGPAVRDALLAGTVDIGGLGVAPVIQAADKGVDLKIAVGMAFVPTALITYRDDIKSVRDLKASDKVNVVSSSSLQAMEMKMAADAYFNNPSALDGNMATISHPAAVTAVEKHEMTGEFATPPFIRALLREPGMHVILSNHDFAAADCMPILAAASGHFHDRTKEYDAVVHAIGDAIAWMNANPKAAADFLAADQGGTMTAADWLAEIQQPGVKFSTVPKGEAALAAFMQKIGIVSKAASYDDLTWPNLHGLGGT; encoded by the coding sequence ATGAGAACCGTGCGACCCTTTAGTCTAAGATCCATATTCTCGGGTCTTTTGGCGCTCGCGATGTGTACGTCATCCTCGGCACAGACAACCGATCAAATCCAGGTCGCGATCGAATACGGTCTTGGCTACGCGCCGCTCTACGTCGTCGCGAAGAAGCCGGAGTTCATTCACAAGTATCTGCCGGGTGCCGAGATCAGCATTCAACATCTTGCCGGTGGACCCGCGGTACGCGACGCGTTGCTCGCCGGCACCGTCGATATCGGAGGACTCGGCGTCGCGCCGGTGATCCAGGCCGCCGACAAAGGCGTCGATCTGAAGATTGCCGTCGGTATGGCGTTCGTTCCGACCGCGCTTATCACGTATCGCGATGACATCAAGTCAGTGCGCGACCTTAAGGCATCCGACAAAGTGAATGTCGTGTCGAGCAGCTCGCTTCAAGCCATGGAAATGAAGATGGCCGCCGACGCGTATTTCAACAATCCCAGTGCGCTCGACGGAAACATGGCGACGATCTCGCATCCCGCCGCCGTCACCGCCGTGGAAAAACACGAGATGACCGGCGAATTCGCAACGCCGCCATTCATTCGAGCGCTCCTGCGCGAGCCGGGGATGCATGTGATCCTCAGCAATCACGATTTCGCAGCCGCCGATTGCATGCCGATTCTTGCCGCCGCGTCCGGACATTTTCACGATAGAACGAAAGAATACGATGCCGTCGTCCACGCGATCGGAGACGCGATTGCGTGGATGAATGCGAATCCGAAAGCCGCAGCAGACTTTCTCGCGGCCGACCAGGGCGGAACGATGACTGCCGCCGATTGGCTGGCCGAGATCCAACAACCCGGAGTCAAATTCTCGACAGTCCCGAAAGGCGAAGCTGCGCTCGCCGCATTCATGCAGAAGATCGGGATCGTGAGCAAGGCCGCATCGTACGATGATTTGACATGGCCCAACCTGCACGGTCTCGGAGGGACCTAA
- the hutH gene encoding histidine ammonia-lyase has protein sequence MLLAIDGRHLPLESIEDVALHNVPVEVTGAARNNIVRARESVERQYALGAAIYGVTTGFGRMANVLIAPNETEKLQENLVRSHAAGTGPPLSIPQVRAAGVLRINTLAAGHSGVRASTVDLLTAMLNHDVTPYVPSQGSVGASGDLAPLAHMTLTLIGEGKAYYEGQLFPSEVALRKAGLEPIRLGAKEGLSLVNGTEVMTAIATLALLRAERLIKAADVIGAMSLEAFLGTDRVFDERINALRPHPGQSQVATNLRALLAESVIMLSHRDCGRVQDPYSFRCIPVVHGSVRDAARYARSVIEIEATSVTDNPLVFAEHDEFLTGGNFHGQPIATASDTLKASLVTLASISERRSYLLLNGEERGLPLFLAQNPGLQSGLMLVQYTAASLVSESKGLAFPSGVDSIPTSAGQEDHVSMGTIAARTLDAIVDNLEGVLACELLAALAATDFRRPRESGAGTGAAYECARETIAPLRDDRVLADDIDAAREILRSAALINAVENAIGGPL, from the coding sequence GTGCTCCTCGCGATTGACGGCAGACACTTGCCGCTCGAGTCGATCGAAGACGTTGCGCTGCACAATGTTCCGGTCGAAGTAACGGGTGCGGCGCGAAACAATATCGTGCGCGCGCGCGAATCGGTCGAGCGCCAGTACGCGCTTGGCGCGGCAATCTATGGCGTGACGACGGGCTTCGGGCGAATGGCAAATGTCCTCATCGCGCCGAACGAAACCGAGAAACTTCAAGAGAATCTCGTTCGAAGCCACGCGGCCGGAACGGGGCCGCCGCTCAGCATTCCGCAAGTGCGCGCAGCCGGAGTCTTGCGCATCAACACGCTGGCTGCCGGACATTCCGGTGTGCGGGCTTCAACGGTCGATCTCTTGACGGCGATGCTCAATCACGACGTCACGCCCTACGTGCCGTCGCAGGGCTCGGTCGGCGCCAGCGGCGATCTCGCTCCGCTTGCGCACATGACGCTGACACTGATCGGCGAGGGCAAAGCCTACTACGAAGGCCAGCTCTTCCCAAGCGAAGTCGCGCTGCGCAAGGCCGGGCTCGAGCCGATACGCCTCGGCGCAAAGGAGGGGCTCTCGCTCGTTAACGGCACGGAAGTGATGACCGCGATCGCAACGCTCGCGCTCTTGCGCGCGGAACGATTGATCAAAGCGGCCGACGTCATCGGCGCGATGTCGCTCGAAGCATTTCTCGGAACCGACCGCGTGTTCGACGAACGCATCAATGCGCTGCGGCCGCATCCCGGTCAATCTCAAGTCGCGACGAACCTGCGCGCGCTCCTAGCCGAGTCGGTCATCATGCTCTCGCATCGCGATTGCGGACGCGTTCAGGATCCGTACTCGTTCCGGTGCATCCCCGTCGTCCACGGTTCGGTGCGCGACGCAGCACGCTACGCGCGCAGCGTTATCGAGATCGAAGCCACGTCGGTCACCGACAACCCGCTCGTTTTCGCGGAGCACGACGAGTTCCTCACCGGCGGAAACTTCCACGGTCAGCCTATTGCGACGGCCAGCGACACGCTCAAGGCAAGTCTCGTAACGCTTGCGAGCATCAGCGAACGCCGATCGTATCTCTTGCTGAACGGTGAAGAACGCGGACTGCCGCTCTTCTTGGCGCAAAACCCCGGTTTGCAATCAGGATTGATGCTCGTGCAGTATACGGCCGCGTCGCTCGTGAGCGAAAGCAAGGGGCTCGCGTTTCCCTCGGGCGTCGATTCGATTCCGACGTCGGCAGGGCAAGAAGATCACGTCAGCATGGGAACGATCGCGGCGCGCACGCTCGATGCAATCGTCGACAATCTCGAAGGCGTCCTGGCGTGCGAGCTGCTGGCGGCGCTTGCGGCGACGGATTTTCGGCGGCCGCGCGAATCGGGCGCCGGCACCGGAGCGGCATACGAATGTGCGCGGGAAACGATTGCCCCGCTGCGTGACGATCGCGTCCTCGCCGATGACATTGACGCCGCACGCGAGATTCTGCGCTCTGCGGCTCTGATAAATGCAGTAGAAAATGCAATCGGAGGTCCACTATGA
- a CDS encoding aminotransferase class III-fold pyridoxal phosphate-dependent enzyme, with the protein MSTYPDASSRSAKLFERAKRVFPDGSTRRTVTFDPYPLYAISGRGCMVTDADGVERIDFINNYSSMIHGHSHPKIVAALAEQAGKLIAVGMPTESDIELAELLVARLPTVEHLQFCNSGTEAVMLAVKAARAYTDRPKVARVEGAYHGAYDFDAVMLPCNDVDRALQLLEGNKAELAGAIFDPIIGRLGFAELTPEYIRALRDWTRKNNKLLIMDEVFSFRIDYHGAQARYKVEADLTALGKIIGGGIPIGALGGSKEVMSVFGDGSAHPKLHHHGTYNANPLAMRAGKVSMELLSADEIARINALGDRLVRGIDRILKDADAPAKAQGAGSMVAISPINTSFTDRVHREMLNRGVLMMARGAFVISTPMREAEIDRTIAALAESLQAVPVR; encoded by the coding sequence ATGAGCACGTACCCCGACGCGTCCTCACGCTCGGCGAAATTGTTCGAGCGCGCGAAGCGGGTTTTTCCCGACGGGAGCACGCGCCGCACCGTTACGTTCGACCCGTATCCGCTGTATGCGATCTCGGGACGCGGCTGCATGGTGACCGACGCCGACGGCGTCGAGCGCATCGACTTCATCAACAACTATTCCTCGATGATTCACGGGCATTCGCATCCGAAGATCGTTGCCGCGCTCGCGGAGCAAGCCGGAAAGCTGATTGCGGTCGGCATGCCGACCGAATCGGATATCGAGCTTGCGGAACTTCTGGTCGCGCGCCTTCCGACCGTCGAGCATCTGCAATTTTGCAATTCAGGAACGGAAGCGGTGATGCTCGCCGTCAAAGCTGCGCGCGCATACACGGATCGTCCCAAGGTCGCGCGCGTCGAAGGCGCCTATCACGGCGCCTATGATTTCGACGCCGTCATGCTTCCGTGCAATGACGTCGACCGCGCGTTACAGCTTCTGGAAGGCAACAAAGCCGAGCTGGCCGGCGCGATTTTCGATCCGATCATCGGACGCCTCGGATTTGCCGAGCTTACGCCGGAGTACATTCGCGCGTTACGCGACTGGACGCGTAAGAACAACAAGCTGCTCATCATGGACGAAGTCTTTTCGTTTCGCATCGATTATCACGGCGCGCAGGCCCGCTATAAAGTAGAAGCCGACCTCACGGCGCTTGGAAAGATCATCGGCGGCGGCATCCCGATCGGTGCGCTTGGCGGTAGTAAAGAAGTGATGTCGGTATTCGGTGACGGCAGCGCGCATCCGAAACTGCACCACCATGGCACGTACAATGCCAATCCGCTCGCGATGCGAGCCGGCAAGGTGTCGATGGAGCTGCTGAGCGCGGACGAAATTGCACGTATCAATGCACTCGGCGACCGTCTCGTGCGCGGCATCGATCGAATCTTGAAGGACGCAGACGCGCCGGCTAAGGCGCAAGGCGCCGGCTCGATGGTTGCTATTTCGCCGATCAACACATCGTTCACGGATCGCGTTCACCGCGAGATGCTCAACCGTGGCGTGCTGATGATGGCGCGCGGTGCGTTCGTCATCTCGACGCCGATGCGCGAAGCCGAGATCGATCGGACGATCGCCGCACTCGCGGAGTCGTTGCAAGCCGTCCCGGTTCGCTAA